Sequence from the Candidatus Hydrogenedentota bacterium genome:
TCCGCGCGCGCCACGGGTTCAACGCAATGGCCGGGGAACTGCGGGCGCGCCTGGGGACTCCGGACACTTTCCGGTTTGTCGTGATGGGAGACACGCGGAACAACACCGCCGTCGCCGCGCGGCTGTACGAAAAGGCTGCGGAGGAGACCCCCGCCGTCCTGTTCCACACCGGCGACATCGTGCGCCGGGGCAACCCCGGCGAATTCCTGCGCAACCATGTGCCGCTGCTCCCCCTGACGGGGGGCGCGCCCCTGTTCTGCGTGCCGGGAAACCACGACCAGGGCGCGCGGCGCGACTTTGCCGCGTTCCGGGCGCTGTACGGCGACGACCGGTTCTCCTTCGATTTCGGCGGCTGCCGCTTTGTGGGCTTCAACAACTGCCGCCGGGACCGGGTGGACGATGACACCCTGGCGTGGCTGCGCGCGGAGCTCGCCAAGCCCGGCGCGAAGCGGCGTTTCGTCTTCCTGCACATCCCCCCGGTGTTCTTCGAGGAAACCTTCGCGGGCGACGCGCGCCGAAGGGGGTTCCGGAAGAACCAGGACGCCTTCCACACGGTCATGCGGGAATGCGGGGTGGACGAGGTGTTCATGGCGCACATCCACGGCTACGCGACCCACGTGCGCGACGGGGTGCGCTACACGCTGACGGCGGGCGGGGGCGCGCCCCTCAGCGGGCGCATCGCCAAGGAGAACCGGAACTTCCATTACGTGGCGCTGAACGTGTCGCCGGAGGGGCTGCGGCGGACAGTGGTCTTCCTGGACGGGGAACGTTGGGCGCGGAGGGAGGAGTAGGGCTCACGGGGTTTCTGCGGGCGGTTCCGGCGTCTTGGGCAGTGCCGGGGCGTCAAGAGGGACAATCTCCTCCATGAGGACCCGCCCCGTGGGACTTGCCGCGCGGACCCGCAGGGCATCCGAATCCTCCGGGGGGGGCAGGGAGTTCAGGTTGAGCGTCCATTCCCCCTTCATGCGGGGCTGCAGAACACGCACCGTCCCCTCGTCCGCCCCCGGCCCCCGCCACACCCACACGCGGTCCGGCACAGTAAAAAGGGCAAAGCCCCCCGCGTCTGCGGTCCCAAACTCCAGGGTCACCGAGTAGGGCCGGGCGCCGCCCGCGGCGGGGGCCTGCCCGCACTGGACGGACACCTCCCGGGGGCTGTCATTGTCACAAACCAGCCGCCACACGCCGTTGGGACCGGGGAGCAGGTCAAAGCGCACCTCCCCGGAAAAAAGCATCCGGTGCGCGGCGAAGCCCGCGACGCACAGCACGGCCGCAGCCGCCAGCAGCAGCGCCCGCCGGTCTGTCCTGCTGAGGGCGGAGAAGAACGTCCCCCGCCGGCCGCGCAGGACGGCCGGGGCCGCCGGTTCCCGGGGCGTGTCGTAGATTTTCTCCGGGTGGGGAGGGGCGCCGCCGTCCTTTCCGGGCAGGGAAAAGCGCTTCAGCTCTTTTTCATATCTTGGCAGGGGCAGGTCTATGCGCCCGCCGAGCTCCGAGACATCCCCCACGGCAAGCAGGTGGTTGCACAGATTGGCGAGGGCGCCCTGCTCCTCGATCTCGCGGGTGAGGGACCGGTTCTCATCGTTCGCCTCGGCCGCGCCCAGCTTCCCCTCGGCCACCCGGTCGGGCAGGCGTTTCTGCCGGTACACGGCCACGCGCACGCGGTCCTGGGCGGCCTCCCGGCGGTTGGCCAGATGGGCCCGCATCTCCGCCAGGGCGGCCTCCGCCCGGGCGCCCTGCTCCTTGAACCAGCCGTCGTTGGACGCCCAGTCCATGCCCGGGGGCAGGTCAAACTCGCGCGGCTTCCGCGCCCCGCTCCGCAGGGCCGCCGCCTTGTCCCGCCAGGACAGCAGCAGCCTGTGGCGGCGCTCCAGGAGGTCTCGCGCGACCTGGCTAAGCACGCGCGTCCTTGTACGCCGCGGCGGCCCGCACAAAATCCCGGAAGAGGGGCTGGGGCCGCTGGGGCTTGCTCTTGAACTCGGGGTGGAACTGGGAGGCGCAGAACCAGGGGTGGCCCTTCAGCTCGATGATCTCGACCAGCTCGTGGTCGCCCTTGATGTGGCGTCCGCTGACCACCATCCCGGCGGCGCACAGGCGCTCCAGATAGACGTTGTTAAACTCGTAGCGGTGGCGGTGGCGCTCGAAAATGATGTCGGCACCGTAGGCCCCGCGGGCCAGCGTGCCCTCCGCCAGCTCGCAGCGGTACTGGCCCAGGCGCATGGTGCCGCCCATTTCCATCACGCCGCGCTGCTCGGACAGCAGGGAGATCACGGGGTCGGGCGTGTTGGGGTCAAATTCGGTCGAGGTGGCCTTCGGCAGGCCGAGAAGGTTCCGGGTCATCTCGATGACGGCAATCTGCATGCCGAGGCAGATGCCGAAATACGGCACCCGGTTCTCGCGGGCGTAACGCACCGCCATGATCTTGCCCTCGATGCCCCGCGAGCCGAACCCCGGCCCGACCACGATGCCGTCGTACTCGGAAAGGGTCGCCGCGACGTCCACCCCCTTCTCAAACTGCTCGGAGTCCACCCACTGGAGGGAGACCTTGCAGTCGTTCCAGATGCCCGCGTGGACAAAGGCCTCGTTGATGCTCTTGTAGGCGTCGTCGTGCCCGACATACTTGCCCACGGCGGCGATCTTCACCACCTTTTCGGCCGCCTTGAGCCGGTCCACCATGGCGGTCCACTCGGACAGGTCACCCTCGGGCACGTCCATCCCCAGCCGCTTGAGGACGATCCCGTCAAGATGCTGGCTCTTGAAGTTCAGCGGGATGGCGTAGATCGGGGAGATGTCCTCCGCGTTGATGATCGCCTCCCTCGTCACGTTGCAGAAGAGGGCGATCTTGGCGCACTGGTCCGGACCCAGCCGCTTCTTGCCCGTGCGGCAGACAATGACGTCGGGCTGGAGGCCGATGTCGCGCAGGGAGCGCACGCTGTGCTGCGTGGGCTTGGTCTTCAGCTCGCCGGCCGCCTCAATGTAGGGCACCAGCGTCACGTGGATAAAGCAGCAGTTCTCCGGGCCTATCTCCAGCCGGAACTGGCGCAGCGCCTCCAGGAAGGGCAGGCTCTCAATGTCGCCCACCGTGCCGCCGATCTCCACAATCGCCACGTCCACCCCGTCCTCCTCGGCCGTGAGCATGCGGATGCGCGACTTGATCTCGTCCGTGATGTGCGGGATCACCTGCACGGTCTTGCCCAGGAACTCGCCCCGCCGCTCCTTCTGGATGACGGCGTTGTAGATGCTGCCCGTCGTGGCGTTGCTCTTCTGGGAGAGCTTCGCCGAGGTGAAGCGCTCATAGTGCCCCAGGTCGAGGTCCGTCTCCGCCCCGTCGTCGGTCACGAAGACCTCCCCGTGCTCGAAGGGGTTCATCGTGCCGGGGTCCACGTTGATATAGGGGTCCAGCTTCATCATGGCGATCTTGAGGCCCCGCGACTCCAGCAGGAGCCCCAGGCCGGCGGAGACAATCCCCTTCCCCACCGACGACACCACGCCGCCCGTTGTGAACACGTATTTCGTCATGACGAGGCCTCCTCCGTTGATTTTTCCAGTATCGCGCGCACGCGCTCCAGATCGGCCGGCGTGTCCACGCCGACGCCCCGGTATTCCGTGTCCACCACGACAATGCCGAAGCCGTTCTCCAGAACGCGCAACTGCTCAAGCTTTTCGAGTTTTTCCAGGGGGGTCTGGGGCATCTTCGCGTACCGCAGCAGGAACTCCCGGCGGTAAACATACAGCCCCACATGCTGCCAGTAGCAGGTGTTCGCGGCCTCCCGGTCCGCCGCGTCCCGGATGTGCGGGATCGGACTCCGGGAGAAATACAGGGCCCGCCCCGCCGCGTCGCACACCACCTTCACCGCATTGGGGTCGGCGATGAGCTCCGGGTCCGTGATCCGGTGCCGGGCCGTGGACATCACGGCCTCCGGGTGGTCCAGCAGTGCCTGCACGGCGGCGTCCACGGTGGCGGGGTCAATGAGGGCCTCGTCCCCCTGCACGTTGACGATGATTTCCGCCGGATGGCCCTCCGCCACCTCGGCGATCCGGTCGGTGCCGCTGGGGTGGTCCGGTCGGGTCATCACGAGGCGCGCCCCGTACGGCGCGACCGCGTCCGCAATGGCCGCGTCGTCCGCGGCGATCAGGGTCTCATTCACCAGTTTCGCCCGCCGGGCGCGCTCGTAGGCGTGCATCACGAGGGGTTTTCCGGCCAGGGGAACGATGATCTTTCCGGGGAAGCGGGTGGAGGCGAAACGGGCGGGAACCACGCACAAAACGTATGGTTTTCCGCTTGTCATGACACAATACTCCGCCTTGGTTCAGCCAGTCACAGGGTCAGCCCGAAAGAAACTTTCCAAAGGCTAGAGGGGAGGGGGGGCCCGTTGCTCTAACGGGACTGCATCTTAGCACAGCGGCCCGGGGGGAAGCAAAAGGCCGTGGCGGAAATTGAAACCGGGGCCGGGGGCGGGTAGAATCGCGGCGTGGGGGGCGGGGCGGCGGAAAATGGAGGACGGGCGCATGTCGGAGATTGACGGCTATCTGAACATCATGGTGGAGCAGGGGGCGTCGGACCTGCATTTCTGCACGGGGTGCAAGCCGATCCTGCGCCGGGACGGCGCGATCATCAGCCTGCGCGAGGAGGTGATCTCCGCGCAGCGGGCGAAGACGGTGATCTATGAGATCATGCCGCCCCGCAACGAGAAGGAGTACAACGAGCGGAGCGACACGGACTTCGCCTACGACATCCCCGGCCTGGCCCGGTTCAGAGTGAACGTTTTCCGGGACATCAAGGGGATCGGGGCCGTTTTCCGCGTGATCCCCTCGGACATCCTCACCATGCAGGACCTGCGGCTTCCCGAGCCCGTCCGCAAGTTCTGCACCCTCCAGAAGGGCCTGGTTCTCGTCACGGGCCCCACGGGCAGCGGAAAGTCCACCACCCTCGCCGCCATGATTGACCACATCAACAACACGCGGACGGAGCACATAATCACCATTGAGGACCCGGTGGAGTTCGTGCATCAGAACCAGATGTGCCTGGTGAACCAGCGCGAGGTGCACACCCACACGGACAGTTTCAAGTCCGCCCTGCGCGCCGCCCTGCGCCAGGACCCCGACATCGTCCTGATCGGCGAAATGCGCGACTTGGAGACGACGCGCATCGCCCTGGAAACCGCGGAGACCGGGCACCTGGTCTTCGGCACCCTGCACACCACCACCGCCATCAGCACGGTGGACCGGCTCATTGACCAGTTCCCCGCCGACGAGCAGCCCCAGATCCGCACCATGCTCGCCTCCACCCTGAAGGGGGTCGTGGCGCAGAACCTCCTGAAGAAGAAGGGCGGCGGCCGCGTCGCGGCCATCGAGGTGCTCGTGGTGAACTCCGCCGTGGCAGCCCTCATCCGGGAGTCCAAAATCCAGCAGATCATGAGCATCATGCAGACGGGCAAGCGGGAGGGCATGACGCTGCTGAACCACGAACTCGCCCATCTCGTCCGCGAAGGCGTCGTCGAGGCGGAGGAGGCCTACCGGAAATCCGTGGACAAGCCGGACCTGCTCAAGCAGTTCGACTCCTTCAAGATCAGCTACATCCCGCCGGAGGAGTAGCGGCGGAAACACCTTCATCCCGCGGCAAATCCGGACAGAGGTCAGCGCAGTTTGTAGGTGATGGCCATGCCGTCCTGCTTCTCGTCCGAGGCGCGGACGATGACCGTCTCGTAGTCGGGGCTGTTCTGGACATGCTCAAGATAGTCGCGCATGGCCTCCGCCGAGACGATGACGTTGTCGGCCACGATCACGGCCCCGGCCTTCAACTTCGGCTCGATCAGCTGGAAGTACTTGAAGTAGTCGGTCTTGACCGCGTCAATATAAGCGAAGTCGAAGGGACCCTCCAGTTCGGGGAGGGTCTTCAGGGCGTCCCCCTCCACGCAGGTGACGGACTTGTCCAGCCCGGTCTTGGCAAGGTTCTCCCGGCAGGTCTTGACCGCTTCCGGGTCAATCTCCAGGGTGTAGAGATGGCCGCCCGTGCGCTCAAAGGCGATGCCCATGTGCAGCGCGCCGTAGCCCGTGAACGAGCCCACCTCGACCCCCCGCTGCGCGTTCCGGGTCTCCACCAGAATCCGAAGGAGCAGGGCGTCCTCCGGCGTCGTGCTCAGCCCGGTGCGCGGAAACTCCCGGAGAAACGCCTCGCGCGAAGCGGCGTCCCCCGCGCCGCGCTCCCCGGAGAGCGCCCCCGGCGCGCCCAAGGCCAGGGCCAAGGCAGCCAGAAACGTGACGATGACAATCTTGTGCTTCATTCCGCATCTCCTTTGCCCGGCGTTCGGGCGCACATCCCGCGGTTCAAAAAAAACGCATGGACACCCAGCGATAAAGGCACAGCGCGAGCATACATCCAAAGGACCCGAAGAACACGGCGGCGAACGCCACGAAGAATGAATCGGACAGTCCTTTCACGTGTTCTGGTCGGAACGCGCCACGCCTCTGCACTTCGGGAAGGCCGCGCATCCCCAGAACGGCTTTCCGGCATTCGGCCCTTTTCGGGCGGTGCGCGCCACGGTCGGGCCCCCGCACACAGGACAGGCCGGACCATTCTCTTCCTGCTGTGTCCGGCGGTGTTCCACCCGCGCTGCGGAAAGCTGCTCCGTGTATCCGCCCCCTTCCACAAACGCGCGTTCCAAGGCCGATATCTGACGGTCGAGCAGGTAGTTGGCCTGGTGAATCAGGCAGATGACCGTGTTCGCCACCACGGCGGGATCACGGGATTCCAGCCAGGGGGCATAGAGGGAAGCATCGGACCGATCGGTCGGATCCGTCGGATCGGTCGGATTTTCCATCTTCCGCCCCAGATCGCGCACCTCGCGGGACTCGGGGGTGTCTTTCCCCCATTGCGGCAGTCCCCGCTGGCGCAGAAAATCCTCGTAGTCCAGCAGAAGCTCATCCAGGCTGGCGCGCGCGACGTTCACCAGACGCAGCTCGGTTTGGCTGGAGACAGCGGAAGCCCGGCTCCCCTCCGCAATGTTCTGGCGACCGCTCCGGGCGGCCTGAACCATTTGATCCACCGTGCGCGAGCGCTCAGGCAGGAAGCGTCTGCAGAACATGGCTGTGGCGTCATAGATCACCGTGGCGGTGCGAAAGGAGCGCAGTCTCCGGTATCCCCCGCCCGCGCGCAACCGACCCTGTTCCTCCACCGGATTAATCTCCATGCCTTCCCGTGCCGCCCTATGGTAGCACCCCCCTCAGCACCGGCTCCAGCGCGTCGGCCATGCGCTGGAAGCCGAGGTCCGTGGGGTGGGTGCCGTCCACCGTGGCCTCGCCGTCGTCGCCGAGCAGGGCCGCGCCGGGCACGTAGTGCAGCCCCGTCACCCCGGCGGCGGTGAGCCGTTCGTGGGCGGCGCGGAGCGCGTCGTTCTTCGCGGTGTATGACTCCCGGGGTCCGGGGAGAAAGGCGCCCGCCTGGTACGAGATGTTCTCCACGAGCACGATGGGCGTGTCGGGGCGCGCGGCGCGCAGGGCCTTCACGAAGGGCTCCACCCGCTCCGTCACCTCCTGCGGCGTCAGGTTGGGCAGGCAGTCCAGCACGTACACCGCCGCGTCCACCTCCGCGAGCAGTTCGCCGAGGGCGGGCTCCATCCGGCCGCTGCCGGAAAAGCCCAGGTTGATGACGGGCCGGTCCAGCCGCCGTCCCAGAATGGACGGGTAGGCCATCCCGGGCCGCGACGCGCACCCGCCGTGGGTGATGGAGGTGCCGTAGACCAGCACCGGTTTCTCCCGGTCCGCCGGCCGCGCCGGCCCCTTCGCCATCGCCGCCGCCGGGGGCACGCCGATCTCCAGGGACTCAGTGCCGTTGTACAGCGGCAGGCAGACCATGAACTCATGGAGCCCCTCCGGGATGCCGTCCGCGAGCAGCCCCTCGGTGGTCTGCTCCTTGGGCCGCCCGTTGCCGATCCAGCGCCACACGGCGCCGTCCCTCACATACAGGTCCAAACCGCTCACTCCGGTGGCGGGCATGTGGGGCATGGCCAGCTCGGGGTTCAGCACGGTCCACCGCGCGGAGATTTTCGGCGCGTCGGTGGTGAAGCGCACGCACAGCCCCGCCGAGTGGCGGCTCAGGGACCACACCGACTTGGGCACGTTTTCCTCGGCCCGCGCGGGCAGCCGGTCGTAGAACCTCGCAGTGTCCTGCCACCCCTTCCCCTCCACCGTCAGGCCCCGGGCGTCATACCACAGCCACTCCCCCGTGGCGTCCTTCGCCGCGAAGTTGGGGTCCAGTTGCTCAATTTCCGAGGCGGCGGCCGCAGGCGCCTGCGGGAGAAGGGCGCACACGAGCGCGGCAAGAAACATGCCGTGCAGAAGGGGAAGGGGGCGCATGATGATTTCCTTTCTGGTGGGGGTCCGGAGGCATGCTAACACAGCCGGGCGGACGGTGGAAAATGCTATGAGTCCCCGCGGCGCTCGTGCGCGCCCATGTCCGGCGCCGCGCCCTGCGGCACCGGAACCCCCTCAAAGTCCGTGTCGGCGGCGGGGGTGTCCCCGGCGTCCACACACGGGGAGTCCGCCGTCAGCCGGTAGTCCCGCGCGGCGGCGTTCCCCACCCGCGGCTCCGCCGCGAGGGAGCGGGGCTCCTTGCCATAGTCGCGGCGGTAGTCGTCGAAGGCGGCCATGGGATAGCGGTGTCCGTCCACGGAAACCATGTCGCCCTCCGGCTGCCACCAGCAGTTGCGGTCCATCTCCAGGGCGTCCAGCGCCTCCCGGGGCCAGGTGGGCGCGTAGAAGGCGTTTTCCAGGGCGCCGCAAAAAATGTTGCCCCGGATCACGATGCCCCGCGCGCGGGCCGGGCTGGTGTAGAAGCACAGATGCCGGCCGCTGGGATCGGGCCGCTGGGCGTGTCCCCAGCCGCTTCCGGCGTCGAAGCAGGTGTTGTGCTCGAAGCGGATGTTCTCGGTCTCGGAGGCCTCCGGGCGGTTCCAGTACTCGAAGGAGTACTCGGAGTTCCAGATCAGGTTGTACCGGTAGGTGATGTTCCGCTGCGGCGTGTTCGGGCCGCCGCTCTGGTTGGTCAGGGCGGCGTCGTAGATCTCCCACAGGCGGCACCGCTCCACAAGGCAATCGTGCGCCGCGGCCCAGAACTCAATCCCGTTCCCGAAGCGCACCGTCTTGTCCCCGCCCATCTGGTCGCCGCCGCCAATCCAGCTGATGTCGCAGTTGCGCGCCGTGATGTGGTGGACGTTGCCGCCGCCGATCCCGTGGGCCGCGCCGTAGCGCAGCGCAAGCCCGTCGTACACGACATGGTGGCGGTTGCCCTGGTCTATGAGGTGCTCCCGCACGGCGCACTCTATCTCCGTGTGCAGGGCGGCCGGATTTCCCGGCGAGACCAGCCGGACAACGTGCGCCGCCTCGTCGTACCAGTATTCCCCCGGCGTGTCGAGATCCCCCGGCTCCCAAACCTTCACGCCGCAGGATTGCTCGCCGTCGAAAATGATGTTGCCCACATCGTTCACCAGAAAGCCGTCCGCCGCGCATTCCCGGAACGACAGCGCCTCCAGCGAGAGCGACGCGCCCGCAGGCAGGGCCGTTCCCAGAAAGAAGGTCAGCCGGGCATCCTCCGCCGTCTGGTTTGCCTTGTAGTGGCACGTGAAGGTCGCCCACTCCCCCCCCGCGGGGAAGGACGGGCGCGCGCCCGCGGCCCCGTAAGACGACCACGGCGGCCCGGACCGCATCAGCGTGGGCGCCTCCAGCGTGACGGGCGCGCTGCTCCTCGCCCGGAAAGACAGGGCGTACATGCCCCCCTGCCGGACGGGGAACGACGCGGTGTAGCACTGGACGTGCGACCCGGCGGTCCCCGGCGCGGCGCACTCCACCCGCAGGCCGCCGTCACCCCCCGTCATCCGGGCGGACGCGCCCCCCTCTGCGTGCAGCCGCCAGCCCGGAGAATCGCCGGCTGCGGGCGGCAGCAGCAGTTCCGGTCCGTCCACCCTCGGCGGCAGGGTGCTCCAGACACCGTTGCCCAGGTCCATCCAGTCCTCCGGGCGGTTCTTGGCCACCGATCCCATCAGCACGGGCTTGTCGCCCTCTCCGTAGGCGCCATAGGTGACAGGGGCCGTCTCGTCCCCGCTGCGCGCCCGCAACTGGCCGCGCCACGCATCCCCCCGCCGGAACAGCACGCTGTCCCCGGGCGCCAGCTCCGCCGCGTTCACCCGGTCCAGCGAGGCCCACGCCGTCTCCGGCGTCCGCCCGTCCGCCGCATCCGACCCGATGGCGGCCACATGGTAGGGGACCGCCCATCCCGGACAGGCCGCCAACAAGAGGATTCCCGGCACGCCAAGGCGGGCAAGGCGGTTCATTCGTCGCGTCGGAACAAGATTCATGGCCAACCACCCTCCTTTAGATGCAAACCCGCGCGCGCCGGGGGCATGCCCCGCCGCCGCCCCATTATCCTCCTCCCCGCCTCCCGGACCAAACCGGGCGACCTCTTCAGGTTGACCCCCGGCGTCTCAGCGGCTACAGTAGGCCTTCGCGGGAACAACCGACAAAG
This genomic interval carries:
- a CDS encoding CTP synthase, whose protein sequence is MTKYVFTTGGVVSSVGKGIVSAGLGLLLESRGLKIAMMKLDPYINVDPGTMNPFEHGEVFVTDDGAETDLDLGHYERFTSAKLSQKSNATTGSIYNAVIQKERRGEFLGKTVQVIPHITDEIKSRIRMLTAEEDGVDVAIVEIGGTVGDIESLPFLEALRQFRLEIGPENCCFIHVTLVPYIEAAGELKTKPTQHSVRSLRDIGLQPDVIVCRTGKKRLGPDQCAKIALFCNVTREAIINAEDISPIYAIPLNFKSQHLDGIVLKRLGMDVPEGDLSEWTAMVDRLKAAEKVVKIAAVGKYVGHDDAYKSINEAFVHAGIWNDCKVSLQWVDSEQFEKGVDVAATLSEYDGIVVGPGFGSRGIEGKIMAVRYARENRVPYFGICLGMQIAVIEMTRNLLGLPKATSTEFDPNTPDPVISLLSEQRGVMEMGGTMRLGQYRCELAEGTLARGAYGADIIFERHRHRYEFNNVYLERLCAAGMVVSGRHIKGDHELVEIIELKGHPWFCASQFHPEFKSKPQRPQPLFRDFVRAAAAYKDARA
- a CDS encoding type IV pilus twitching motility protein PilT, producing MSEIDGYLNIMVEQGASDLHFCTGCKPILRRDGAIISLREEVISAQRAKTVIYEIMPPRNEKEYNERSDTDFAYDIPGLARFRVNVFRDIKGIGAVFRVIPSDILTMQDLRLPEPVRKFCTLQKGLVLVTGPTGSGKSTTLAAMIDHINNTRTEHIITIEDPVEFVHQNQMCLVNQREVHTHTDSFKSALRAALRQDPDIVLIGEMRDLETTRIALETAETGHLVFGTLHTTTAISTVDRLIDQFPADEQPQIRTMLASTLKGVVAQNLLKKKGGGRVAAIEVLVVNSAVAALIRESKIQQIMSIMQTGKREGMTLLNHELAHLVREGVVEAEEAYRKSVDKPDLLKQFDSFKISYIPPEE
- the kdsB gene encoding 3-deoxy-manno-octulosonate cytidylyltransferase translates to MTSGKPYVLCVVPARFASTRFPGKIIVPLAGKPLVMHAYERARRAKLVNETLIAADDAAIADAVAPYGARLVMTRPDHPSGTDRIAEVAEGHPAEIIVNVQGDEALIDPATVDAAVQALLDHPEAVMSTARHRITDPELIADPNAVKVVCDAAGRALYFSRSPIPHIRDAADREAANTCYWQHVGLYVYRREFLLRYAKMPQTPLEKLEKLEQLRVLENGFGIVVVDTEYRGVGVDTPADLERVRAILEKSTEEASS
- a CDS encoding methyltransferase domain-containing protein, with protein sequence MKHKIVIVTFLAALALALGAPGALSGERGAGDAASREAFLREFPRTGLSTTPEDALLLRILVETRNAQRGVEVGSFTGYGALHMGIAFERTGGHLYTLEIDPEAVKTCRENLAKTGLDKSVTCVEGDALKTLPELEGPFDFAYIDAVKTDYFKYFQLIEPKLKAGAVIVADNVIVSAEAMRDYLEHVQNSPDYETVIVRASDEKQDGMAITYKLR
- a CDS encoding four helix bundle protein, yielding MEINPVEEQGRLRAGGGYRRLRSFRTATVIYDATAMFCRRFLPERSRTVDQMVQAARSGRQNIAEGSRASAVSSQTELRLVNVARASLDELLLDYEDFLRQRGLPQWGKDTPESREVRDLGRKMENPTDPTDPTDRSDASLYAPWLESRDPAVVANTVICLIHQANYLLDRQISALERAFVEGGGYTEQLSAARVEHRRTQQEENGPACPVCGGPTVARTARKGPNAGKPFWGCAAFPKCRGVARSDQNT